A segment of the Daphnia pulex isolate KAP4 chromosome 10, ASM2113471v1 genome:
GGTATGTAAAATTATATCAGATAAATTAAACACAAAACAGCACAGTATACGCTAAAAgtaatgttgaaaaattgcaattcTTACTTTGTCTTTGCAGGTAGTAACGTTCCGGAAacggattttaaaaaatggcgcgGATTTGGCCAATCGAATCCGAACCTGTCTGATTTAGTCTCGCTGTTTGCAAGAAGCGGTAAGCATATTTATGTGTGGCATTAGTTCGTTAGTCTGTGTCTTTTTCTCTAAATAATTAATCTAAAAGCCAAGGAGACAAAGGAGACTATAAGGAGACAAAGGAGACTATAAGGAGACAAAGGAGACTATAAGGAGACAAAGGATGTCCAGGAAATTCAGGTAGTACACCTGCCTGTGATGACGATGAAACTCGACTCCGTCGTCTCCATCTTCCTCACCTGGTAGCCACTAAGTAGTTAGCACGGGAATTGTTTAAGATATCAATAGATTTTGTTAGCTTGAAGACGAATTGTAGCGTTGACACTGGGTTAGGTTTTTGCTTAATACTAGAGGTGGAGTGGTATTTTAGTAGTATAAGTAGTTGTGTCGGTGCTGGGACTGATATTATCTTTAAATTATGAGTTTGTTTCAGTGCCAATCTTATGATTAAAACGTATCTGAATTACCTACCACTTAACTTAATAATCCCTGTTTCAACGTTGAAAAATACACGAATATAATGAATGCAAAACTGAATTTGAGTAAATCTTTTTTACCTGAGCATAACCAAGTGCCTCTCGTTCAATGTAAATCAAGGTCCACTGATGAGTCACTTTCTTTTGAGGTAAACTGTAACGCCCAATTGAAGATGGGATCTGGTTCCATAAATCCATATAGCCTTGAGCCAGAGGAGTGCGCAGGCAACGCACAGATGAGTTGAATAGAGCTGCGGCCAGTCTACAGGCGCTAGTTTTACGATTAGTTGATAACAAGAAACTAATAACAAGATTATGGTTATAAGTCAGAATAACGGAAAAAAGGAATGCATAGAAAATACAGGACAGAAGGAGTGCCAATGAAAAGTGTCAATATTGGAAACAAATTTGGTTTCATTCATCAAACTTTAGCGCTGGATTCATTCgcttaaatttcaaaatttgatctaaaaaagtaattcaaaaataagcTGATGTTTTATGCATCGAATTACCGCAACAGCAGAACGTTCTCGTCCGAGCATGTTACGTATTCGTCAAGGTTAGAACGTTATATAAGACTTTTATTCAAATCAGATGCTAAAAATGGAAGGCGGCATTGTGGGGCATTTTCCGGGGTTGGCAAGCGGGACGTGAGTGGTTCATCAAATAATCAACCACACGTGGCGTATTTTTGGCTCATGTCAATTCTGCCatcatttgaaaaacgaaGCAAATGCATTTGCGGTCATGTAAATGGTAACTTATCAGTTTTCAGGAACTGGTTTCCAATTACAAACCAACGAAACATGGTTCTTCAATAATAGAAATCCAAATTAAGGGCTAAAAGAAGAACTGTGTtcggaagaaaaatactaCCTTCGGAGACTAATGGATGGGCTCTCGGGATCTTTTTATATCTACCTTATATGCATCATTTTGTGCTCTAAATAACTCAGCCATGTCCATAATTTCGATCCAAGAGCAAGCCGaccaatcaataaaattggatgatttcgtctattttttcaatccaatcgTCATCGAGGACCGCCTGTGCGGGGAAAAAGAGTATAAATTGTcgtgattttcaattttgaagaATACAGTACattcaacaacacaaacagaaTGTTCTCTTTGGTCGCTGTAGTTTGCGTATGCCTTACCGGGTTCGTGCTGTGCATGGACCAAATAAATTCACCCATGATGGAGCACCGACAAGAAGTTAGCCATCCGTTCTTCCATCCTTATTTTAgccaatttttaattcaaccgGAAATATCAGCCAGAACTCTACAGCATCGTGGTACgtaaaaatcatttgaagaaatttaaGTCTACGCTAAAAATGATGCTGAAACATTTGCAATTCTTACTTTTTGTCTTTGCAGGTAGTTACGTCCCGGAAACGGATGCGAAAAAATGGCGCGGTTTTGGCTATTCGAATTGGAATTCGAATTCGAAGGGTGTCGATGAATTATTGCTGCTGATTGCCAAACATGGTAAGAAAATAGTTTCATTTCCTAGTATTTTTGAACATAAATCCGTTAGTCTAACATTAATGTGGTGCACTAGTTTGTTAGTACTAAATTTTGAAGTAACTTACCTTTCATGTCACTTAAACTAggaataaaaggggaaaaaggagaaccCGGAGCGACTGGTGCCCACGGAGAAAAGGGACCAACAGGAAGTCACGGACCAACAGGAAGTATGGGACCACCAGGCCATCCAGGACATCCAGGTCCTCAAGGTCCTCGAGGATATCCCGGATTTCACGGAATGGCAGGACCAAAAGGAGATAAAGGATACAAGGGAGATATGGGACATCATGGAGAAGGAAAGGGATATGAGGGACCACCAGGCCCTGAAGGACCTAAAGGAAGCAAAGGAAGTAAAGGCAGCAAAGGAGACCATGGAGAATATCATGGAGATCATCATGGAGATCATCATGGAGATCATCATGGAGGCAAGGGATACCAAGGCAAAGGAGGCAAAGGAGGCAAAGGAGACGGAAATTCTCGATGATTCCGTCGTCTCCATCTTCCTCACCTGATGGCCACCAAGTAGATTTATAGCATGGGAATTGCTTTAGAGATATCAATAGGTTTTGTTAGCTTGAAGACGAATTGTAGTGTCACCATTGGGTTGGGTTTTTGGCTGATTAGAGGTGTGGTGATGTCTTACGAACACTAAAAACTTTTgctaatattattatatcccCAAAACCATTGTTATTACTTAAACAAATACACGACTTTTGGTGCAAGGTAAAATATTCacttatttgaatttaattcggAACGGTAATATTTAGaacataataaaatattgtatTACAAATAACAGCTATGAGAATAGGAATATGCGACaaccaacttttttaaaagaagccACATGCACACAGTCAACGCGCTTCTTTTAAAATAGATACAGGGTACAGGGTAAAAGGTACTAATAAATACGTAAACTTTGTGATATGAAAAGCAACGAATACCTTGTTTTACAATGACTCACAATCGTACTTTTGTTTCCGTCAGTAAAGCCAGCCGCGGTGATTGTAGGGTGTTCGATGAACTTTGTCCGCCGGACCGTTTCTAGACTGGCCACGATTGCCGACCTCTTTTCGTGACCTAAGGGTTTTATTGGTCTTGCGGCTGGAAGTCATCTCCGGGCGTAGTTTATTGTGCCAACGATGAGGAGATCGTTGCTGCTGGCCTCCTTGCtgttggtggtgatgatgatgatgatgacctcGTCCGACATCGACATGATCACGAGATCTCCGATTACCACCGTGGTGATGATGATATTGACCGTTGCGAGCTTTATTTATGGCCTGTAAAGCTATGTCCGGAATGGTTTGGCCGTCAGGACTAATCGGCACTATAATAATCTCTAATTCattcataaagaaatacatAAACATCtcataaataattgaaataatcgtatataaataaatcacCTGGATCACTAAGGATTTGCTTTTCTGAGCTCCGGCTTACCGGTTCCATATACTCTGTAACTACATGCATGTCTTTGGGATTACGTTCTTGGTGATAGACGGCATCTTCCTTCTCCGAGTAGATGCTGTCGTCAGTGACATCGATGCGCTCCTGTTTGGGGATCAGAGCGATAAGAGAAACAATCACAGAAGTTGTCAGGCAGCCGAATCCGATGCAGGAGGACAGGAGAGCATCGCCGAGGACGCAAGCGGCTCCTAACCAACATCCGGCAAAGGCTCCTCCAAATGTGGCAGCCAGTCCAACGTGAATCGCTTGTCGAGATTTCCATTGCGATCGAGTTCTTCGGGTTGTCCGGTAGACCAGAAGTAAAATTACTCCAATCAGCAACGCTGGGTAGAGCATCATCAACAGCTGATCGTGAACTGTCAAACTGCAAGTCTTCCGGGTGCTGCGGAACAAATAGGCGATGCTGATGACGAATTGATTCaaaacgacgaagaagatgaggagcCAGTGAAGGAACACATGGGCTCGCATAGTGTGCTGGATGATTCTAGACAGCAATCCAGCGGCCAGGAGCGCATAACCGACTCCGGGGCCAATAAAAAGGGTGCGACACGATCCATCGTTTAATGGCACAGCCGCAACGATGGCGATGGAAGCCAAGCACATCAAGCCGATGAGAAATGGAATTTGCAACCACGGCAGTAACGAAGACCTCCTGagtcgcaaaaaaaaacaacaagtaacCTCATTAGATTATAAGAACCGTTATTTATATCCAATCAAAACTTCTGATATATAATCCAGTCGAGTAAACAGAGATCACTGTACTGTAAATGTTGCCCCCCTCGGTCTAGACAATTTATTACCTGGACAAGGAAGGCTTGATCCAAAAGCAGAAACAGACGACTGTGTACAGTAAAAGTGAGCACAGGGTGATGACAGACATGgctggaaaattaaaaaaaaaattagtttaatacatcacaaaattaaattaaattcactTACCCAGCAGTGGCGTAGCCCAGGGTTCCTCGCGGAAGACACCTTTGAATGCGTCCATTGTGCTCGCCATGGCGAGTTCACTTAAAAGTTAGTCCCGAGGTTTCAGTTTGGAGACGAGAGACAAACAAACTTTACTTCCTCCTCAAGGAAGGCCAATATTAAGTTCCCATCGCTTCGTTAACAGTATACTACTGCATAACCTCTAATAGAATCTGAGGCAACCCCGTCGAGGGCCTTTCTACGGTTGATAGCGCAACAATACCAACAATGCTTTGTTTCCTCGGAACCAATTAAAAACACTCGCAacggaaacgaaaaattgaatgttttaaatgGGGGAAAACTTGGAGAGTCGTATAATACCGCCACTTGAATGCAAGGAAAACGTTGTACACATTCACGAGAGAGTTGTCTGTTGACTGGCCAACACTTGCACGAATATCggtacttttcttcttcccgttGCACGCTCCCACAAAAGAACGCCGCAGGgcaaatcataaaaatgcctctctctctctcccttcgaCGGCCGAGAGACTTCCGTGTTGTTTTACTCATCTTTTTCTCCCACTGTAGTGTAGTGATGATGCACAGCTTGAACAACTGCCTTGGGGCTTCTGGGCGGGATACTAATAAATGGAATCACGCTCCgtcaaacaaccaaaaagcaGCTCCTGCTGAGCTCTACTCAAAAAGATTTCCGACGGATTCACAAGTACGTCGAC
Coding sequences within it:
- the LOC124203887 gene encoding uncharacterized protein LOC124203887, with translation MASTMDAFKGVFREEPWATPLLAMSVITLCSLLLYTVVCFCFWIKPSLSRRSSLLPWLQIPFLIGLMCLASIAIVAAVPLNDGSCRTLFIGPGVGYALLAAGLLSRIIQHTMRAHVFLHWLLIFFVVLNQFVISIAYLFRSTRKTCSLTVHDQLLMMLYPALLIGVILLLVYRTTRRTRSQWKSRQAIHVGLAATFGGAFAGCWLGAACVLGDALLSSCIGFGCLTTSVIVSLIALIPKQERIDVTDDSIYSEKEDAVYHQERNPKDMHVVTEYMEPVSRSSEKQILSDPEIIIVPISPDGQTIPDIALQAINKARNGQYHHHHGGNRRSRDHVDVGRGHHHHHHHQQQGGQQQRSPHRWHNKLRPEMTSSRKTNKTLRSRKEVGNRGQSRNGPADKVHRTPYNHRGWLY
- the LOC124203890 gene encoding otolin-1-like, translated to MFSLVAVVCVCLTGFVLCMDQINSPMMEHRQEVSHPFFHPYFSQFLIQPEISARTLQHRGSYVPETDAKKWRGFGYSNWNSNSKGVDELLLLIAKHGIKGEKGEPGATGAHGEKGPTGSHGPTGSMGPPGHPGHPGPQGPRGYPGFHGMAGPKGDKGYKGDMGHHGEGKGYEGPPGPEGPKGSKGSKGSKGDHGEYHGDHHGDHHGDHHGGKGYQGKGGKGGKGDGNSR